One window from the genome of bacterium encodes:
- a CDS encoding carboxypeptidase regulatory-like domain-containing protein, translating into MSMYESEDFVRFSLRTAARRLGCIWLMVLLIIVGRSLAQAASLTASAATGAIQGKITDQSGQRLTNIQVLAVQQQSGTAAYTPFPYDLGAFPPWMPEELSNDPDLYLYPYRSYGAPGLEYTPPQVYKTLSEADGTFLLGSLPDGRYRLWAYDPQGRGFAPAIFGLDAGQGGGSLSSYSYPAASSILIRVHAGQTAGPISLTMTLGGKLSGQVTDAATGKPISGARITASSQNTPPGFCTLSDSSGKFTFPGLPVGTCLLDAGAEGYIGSSTLYSPSMSNYYSVSAGQTTGGCTITLRRGGSVSGKITSKVDGKPVANAEVVCFKGTSGYFMSTPAVSKADGTYRISGLEPGTYIPLVQYAPGFKGAYYPNTQDQEQAGEIQVEEGKETGSVNLQLTPTGGKGIIRGRIIDKTSGLPVAGIQVNLNKSYYDSANPIPLPLPVVDPVPFPEPGKAVIMRNRADAVSGAAPVNAVSSASAPQTGYATSGAATTTAGPEILSSGMAVTVTASDEPAISPLSSTSALLGYAAPYGMVSSPLDSPVSSRSYLPSLDYPRFKPVLTDEQGRFEFTGLENGSYELNIYDMSGKYLGTRYPEYPRGNWSEYTPDYLELSAQQPSIEGIEIALQKGGTLEGKVMAGSTPLAGISVSVISSGTGYKGAYGYPLYASSYYYGGGSQDMTDTDGEFVIRGLAEDGYMVLAVSQTGTHNYLPTFCLDQNAGEETPRTFKVTPGSTTSGIVITMKPGASISGRVVDKAGRPLAGIMMSADPEDYSSYNPEKWGDSYYYASSTNAVTAQDGTYTLAGLSKGTYILRAWDQNQKYLDGCQSGFTVSPPDQVSAPDMILAKSLILSGKVTSTDGTPLAEVMVCATLDSSPAGSSGKEPVRTANQQTGAYDSCSAYSSPRYQAQGYTGKDGTYQITGLMTGTYRLEAVDHTNGYLSAQYGTGSSPALVTGAEGEEKTGLDFRLSRGGIVKGRVYDQATGEPVSGLTVMARLMPSGEYSYPAEQTGSGGGYTGYATYGTSYVSPAGDSGYGYAVPEMTPEASMVQQEPDSDDGQGNLYIKDYRAQAGEEVEIPVVLQTGSHEVSSLGFEVIYDPGALEYLGFEKSKLASSLSMFDASLLDHGRIRIGGYSFTGSIPEGADDFLVLLKFRVGDGLLNQCYPLELENLMDDLAGFATRNGSFCAASAESFGSYPASMISATPILPVIPGGPVITPGGTVIAPTVVKPIEPPIVPTTEPPSISPLPPPPPATTSIMPTDYGRYPGYIPGQITYYYSTPTDSQGNYTLQGLPAGKYLLVISTTEKNYLAQYYPGVSSESEATPIEISADQVVENINFSLAPGIILKGVVKDAATGRPITTGCLVRLTTGQGLDIGRNTSTSSTGEYQFKGLRPGTCLVQATGCQYYHDGFYRLPGTDPKASSPVTISAPGPVEGIDILVQPKASISGRVVDEIDHQTPLARILITAIPSLYSNLSARYYYGYQAITDADGRYTINGLEEGDYLIMARDPAHVYGQEYYKDVPVNQPDKATAVHVARSEVRGGIDLELQVGETYTGTGSSQKQSTSGAYYGSSTVPGSVYGYSNYYLQATGSSDLYGGLAGYGAGLGGLDADRQAQWYASQTATAQNPAQSPIPPEQAPNTQPPEITSSNSVDRVKAGRTFTYKVEVKSSADNTPLKHSLLLGPEGMDIDPDTGLVQWTPSNKDAGSCIVQVMVDNGNGQVASQSFRLRVEEDKTPPEEVKGLTAVKGDRKVILSWIPAADRDGDLADQILYIREGQKDSTVISLGKNTSGYTVENLKNDQQYTFRIATVDKLENASTGVTVTATPGREQAATTVASPWSSWYTGLTATNYLFAGNTGTAGLWGTLPSLNFSSGYSVWPGIGMWGTTSPSWASSSWTSSSLVQSNNLFGSSNLWSSSSVSSPFWPGNTSALGLLLNLSSGTSLNSSAASSWLTNSSTGSWGGNSGTRYLWGSDNQDSWTRNLQSWYLLY; encoded by the coding sequence ATGAGTATGTATGAATCCGAGGACTTTGTACGTTTTTCCCTGAGAACAGCCGCTCGACGGTTAGGCTGTATTTGGTTGATGGTCCTGCTGATCATCGTGGGACGTAGCCTCGCTCAAGCTGCCAGCCTGACCGCAAGCGCAGCCACAGGTGCAATCCAGGGGAAGATTACTGACCAGAGTGGTCAGCGTCTGACCAATATTCAGGTCCTGGCTGTGCAGCAGCAAAGCGGCACTGCCGCGTATACCCCTTTCCCCTATGATCTCGGTGCTTTCCCACCCTGGATGCCAGAAGAATTAAGTAACGATCCCGATCTCTATCTTTATCCATATCGCTCGTATGGTGCTCCCGGTTTGGAATACACTCCTCCTCAGGTTTACAAGACCCTGAGCGAGGCTGATGGAACCTTTCTCCTCGGCAGTCTGCCGGACGGAAGGTACCGGCTCTGGGCTTATGATCCCCAGGGCCGGGGATTTGCGCCCGCAATATTTGGCCTTGATGCCGGTCAGGGAGGGGGCAGCCTGTCCTCTTATTCATACCCTGCTGCTTCCAGCATCCTGATCAGGGTCCATGCCGGGCAAACTGCCGGGCCGATCTCCCTGACCATGACTTTGGGCGGGAAACTGTCCGGCCAGGTGACCGATGCAGCCACCGGCAAGCCGATCAGCGGTGCCCGGATCACGGCTTCGAGCCAGAATACCCCCCCCGGCTTTTGTACCCTCTCCGATTCCAGCGGAAAGTTTACCTTTCCCGGTCTGCCGGTGGGAACCTGCTTGCTGGATGCAGGGGCTGAAGGATATATCGGCAGCAGTACCCTATACAGCCCGTCGATGAGTAATTATTATAGCGTATCAGCCGGTCAGACAACAGGCGGCTGTACCATCACCCTGAGGCGCGGCGGGAGCGTGTCCGGTAAAATCACCAGCAAGGTTGATGGAAAGCCGGTTGCCAATGCCGAAGTTGTCTGCTTCAAGGGAACAAGTGGTTATTTCATGTCTACTCCGGCTGTCAGCAAAGCCGATGGCACTTACCGCATCAGCGGTCTTGAGCCGGGCACCTATATTCCCCTGGTTCAGTATGCTCCCGGCTTTAAGGGTGCCTACTATCCGAATACCCAGGACCAGGAGCAGGCCGGTGAAATCCAGGTGGAAGAGGGGAAGGAGACAGGCTCCGTCAATCTTCAGCTCACCCCCACAGGAGGCAAGGGAATCATCCGGGGACGGATCATCGATAAGACAAGCGGCCTTCCGGTGGCAGGAATTCAGGTCAACCTGAATAAATCCTATTACGATTCCGCCAATCCCATTCCGCTTCCGCTCCCGGTGGTGGACCCTGTCCCGTTCCCGGAGCCCGGAAAAGCGGTTATCATGAGAAACCGGGCTGATGCAGTGTCAGGTGCCGCGCCGGTTAATGCAGTCAGCAGCGCATCCGCTCCTCAGACGGGGTATGCCACCTCCGGAGCGGCAACCACAACTGCCGGTCCCGAGATTCTATCCAGCGGCATGGCAGTTACGGTCACCGCCTCCGATGAACCTGCAATATCACCATTATCAAGTACCTCCGCCCTTCTGGGTTACGCCGCACCCTATGGCATGGTATCATCACCCCTCGATTCCCCAGTCTCTTCCCGCTCCTATCTGCCCTCTCTGGACTACCCGCGCTTCAAGCCGGTCCTGACCGATGAGCAGGGAAGATTTGAATTTACCGGCCTGGAAAACGGCAGCTATGAATTGAACATCTATGATATGAGCGGCAAATATCTTGGCACCCGGTATCCGGAATATCCCAGGGGCAACTGGTCAGAGTATACCCCGGATTACCTTGAGCTGTCTGCACAGCAGCCTTCCATCGAAGGGATTGAGATTGCCCTGCAAAAAGGAGGGACCCTTGAAGGCAAGGTCATGGCCGGGTCCACCCCGTTAGCCGGAATTTCTGTCAGCGTCATAAGCTCAGGCACCGGGTATAAGGGAGCGTATGGTTATCCCCTCTATGCCAGCAGCTATTATTACGGCGGCGGGTCACAGGATATGACCGATACGGATGGAGAATTCGTCATCCGCGGCCTGGCGGAAGACGGGTATATGGTGCTGGCTGTGAGCCAGACAGGAACCCATAACTACCTGCCCACATTCTGCCTGGATCAGAATGCAGGGGAAGAAACGCCGCGTACGTTCAAAGTTACTCCAGGCAGCACCACCAGCGGCATCGTAATCACCATGAAGCCGGGTGCCTCCATCAGCGGCAGGGTTGTGGACAAGGCCGGAAGACCCCTGGCCGGAATCATGATGTCCGCAGACCCTGAAGACTATTCTTCTTATAACCCGGAGAAATGGGGGGATAGTTATTACTATGCATCCAGCACAAATGCCGTGACCGCGCAGGATGGAACTTATACCCTGGCCGGTCTGTCCAAAGGAACCTATATCCTGCGGGCCTGGGATCAGAATCAGAAATACCTGGACGGCTGTCAGTCAGGCTTTACCGTCTCTCCTCCGGACCAGGTTTCAGCGCCTGATATGATCCTGGCGAAGAGCCTGATTCTCTCCGGGAAGGTAACTTCCACAGACGGTACACCTCTGGCTGAGGTCATGGTTTGCGCTACCCTCGATTCCTCTCCGGCAGGCAGCAGCGGCAAGGAACCTGTCCGCACCGCGAATCAGCAGACCGGGGCCTACGACTCCTGCTCTGCTTATTCTTCTCCGAGGTACCAGGCACAAGGCTACACCGGCAAAGACGGCACCTATCAGATAACCGGCCTTATGACTGGAACCTACCGGCTTGAGGCTGTCGATCATACGAATGGATACCTGTCAGCCCAATATGGGACCGGTTCTTCGCCCGCGCTCGTAACCGGGGCAGAGGGCGAGGAGAAGACCGGCCTTGACTTTCGCCTCAGCCGGGGTGGAATAGTGAAGGGTAGGGTTTACGATCAGGCAACCGGTGAGCCGGTTTCCGGCCTGACGGTTATGGCCCGGTTGATGCCTTCAGGCGAATATTCCTATCCTGCTGAACAGACGGGCAGTGGCGGCGGATATACCGGATATGCCACCTATGGAACCTCGTATGTTTCTCCGGCAGGCGATAGCGGATACGGCTATGCTGTTCCAGAGATGACGCCTGAAGCATCGATGGTGCAACAAGAGCCGGATTCAGATGACGGCCAGGGGAATCTCTACATTAAGGATTACCGGGCACAGGCAGGTGAAGAGGTAGAAATTCCGGTCGTCCTCCAGACAGGCTCACATGAGGTTTCCTCCCTTGGCTTTGAAGTTATCTATGATCCGGGTGCTCTGGAATACCTCGGCTTTGAGAAGTCAAAGTTGGCTTCTTCCCTGAGCATGTTCGATGCTTCCCTGCTCGATCACGGCAGGATCAGGATCGGCGGATATTCTTTCACCGGCTCTATCCCGGAAGGGGCAGATGATTTTCTGGTCCTGTTGAAATTCAGGGTTGGCGATGGGCTCCTGAACCAATGTTATCCTCTGGAGCTGGAAAACCTCATGGACGATCTGGCTGGTTTTGCCACAAGAAACGGATCTTTCTGTGCCGCCAGTGCCGAATCCTTCGGGAGTTATCCTGCTTCGATGATATCTGCCACACCCATACTTCCGGTTATACCTGGTGGCCCGGTAATCACACCTGGCGGTACAGTAATCGCACCCACGGTAGTTAAGCCCATTGAGCCCCCCATCGTACCCACGACAGAGCCTCCATCCATATCACCGCTCCCACCGCCTCCTCCGGCGACGACCAGTATAATGCCGACCGACTATGGGCGGTATCCCGGCTATATACCGGGGCAGATTACTTATTATTACTCAACTCCCACTGACAGCCAGGGGAATTACACCCTGCAAGGGCTTCCGGCTGGTAAATACCTGCTGGTAATTTCAACAACTGAGAAAAATTATCTGGCTCAATACTATCCGGGTGTCAGCAGCGAGAGCGAAGCCACCCCGATCGAGATCAGTGCCGACCAGGTTGTCGAGAATATCAACTTTAGCCTGGCTCCGGGCATTATCCTCAAGGGCGTAGTCAAGGATGCCGCAACCGGCAGACCGATAACCACAGGATGTTTGGTCAGATTAACCACCGGGCAGGGGTTGGATATCGGCAGGAACACCTCTACCAGTTCAACCGGGGAGTACCAGTTCAAGGGACTTCGTCCGGGTACCTGCCTGGTTCAGGCTACCGGCTGCCAGTATTATCATGACGGCTTTTATCGGCTGCCGGGTACTGATCCGAAGGCATCCAGCCCCGTCACCATCTCCGCCCCCGGTCCGGTGGAAGGGATCGATATCCTTGTCCAGCCCAAAGCCTCGATCAGCGGACGGGTAGTGGATGAGATCGACCATCAGACACCATTGGCCAGGATACTGATTACGGCCATTCCATCGCTGTATTCAAATCTTTCCGCCAGATATTATTACGGGTATCAGGCAATCACCGATGCTGATGGCCGGTACACCATCAATGGCCTGGAAGAAGGGGATTACCTGATCATGGCCCGTGATCCTGCCCATGTCTACGGCCAGGAATATTACAAAGATGTCCCCGTCAATCAGCCGGACAAAGCCACAGCCGTTCATGTCGCCCGTTCGGAAGTCAGAGGAGGAATCGACCTTGAGCTTCAGGTAGGGGAAACCTATACCGGCACCGGCAGCAGTCAGAAGCAATCAACGAGCGGCGCATATTATGGAAGTTCTACGGTTCCAGGCTCGGTCTATGGTTACTCTAACTATTACCTCCAGGCAACCGGAAGCTCTGACCTTTATGGCGGCCTGGCTGGCTATGGTGCCGGACTTGGCGGCCTGGATGCAGACCGGCAGGCGCAATGGTATGCGTCTCAAACCGCGACAGCTCAAAATCCGGCTCAGAGTCCGATCCCACCGGAACAGGCACCCAATACTCAGCCTCCGGAGATCACTTCATCAAATTCCGTGGACAGGGTCAAGGCAGGCCGCACCTTTACCTATAAGGTTGAGGTGAAAAGCTCAGCAGATAATACCCCCCTAAAGCACAGCCTGCTGCTGGGACCGGAGGGCATGGACATCGATCCTGATACCGGTCTGGTTCAATGGACTCCGTCCAACAAAGATGCCGGATCGTGCATTGTTCAGGTAATGGTCGATAACGGCAACGGGCAGGTAGCTTCGCAATCCTTCCGCCTGCGGGTCGAGGAAGACAAGACACCGCCTGAGGAAGTCAAAGGTCTGACTGCTGTGAAAGGAGATAGGAAGGTCATCCTTTCCTGGATACCCGCTGCGGACCGCGATGGCGATCTGGCAGATCAGATTCTGTATATCAGGGAAGGGCAGAAGGACAGTACGGTGATCAGCCTTGGAAAAAACACTTCCGGATATACCGTGGAGAATCTGAAGAATGATCAGCAGTATACCTTCAGGATTGCGACAGTGGACAAACTGGAGAATGCCAGCACCGGCGTGACCGTAACCGCAACTCCCGGCAGGGAGCAGGCTGCCACTACGGTGGCTTCCCCGTGGTCATCCTGGTATACAGGGCTTACTGCAACGAATTACCTGTTCGCAGGAAATACGGGCACAGCAGGTCTGTGGGGAACCCTGCCATCCCTGAATTTTTCTTCAGGATATTCGGTCTGGCCTGGCATCGGCATGTGGGGAACAACCTCACCTTCCTGGGCATCTTCTTCCTGGACATCTTCTTCATTGGTTCAGTCTAACAACCTTTTCGGTTCGTCGAACCTCTGGTCATCTTCGTCCGTGTCATCGCCATTCTGGCCAGGCAACACAAGTGCTCTGGGACTGCTGCTGAATCTTTCGTCAGGTACATCCCTGAATTCCTCAGCGGCCAGTTCCTGGTTGACTAATTCCTCGACAGGCTCCTGGGGAGGAAATTCCGGAACGAGATATCTCTGGGGTTCAGATAACCAAGATTCGTGGACCCGGAACCTGCAATCATGGTATCTTTTATACTAA
- a CDS encoding arsenate reductase ArsC encodes MGKIKILFFCIGNSARSQMAEALLRTSAGDRFEVYSAGIEPKGINPYAKQVLAEVGIDLSGQYSKSIHEYMGRIRFDYLITLCGDADEKCPAAAFPVASQRMHWPFEDPATCQGSDEEKLVKFRQVRDQIDQTISAWLKRHYS; translated from the coding sequence ATGGGTAAAATAAAAATTCTCTTTTTCTGCATTGGCAATTCGGCACGCAGCCAGATGGCTGAGGCTTTGCTCAGAACCTCTGCCGGTGACCGGTTTGAGGTATATAGTGCCGGTATTGAGCCAAAAGGCATCAATCCTTATGCGAAGCAGGTTCTGGCAGAGGTCGGTATTGATCTGAGTGGTCAGTATTCGAAAAGTATCCATGAATATATGGGGAGGATACGTTTTGATTATCTGATTACTCTCTGCGGCGATGCTGATGAAAAATGCCCCGCTGCTGCTTTCCCGGTTGCCAGCCAGAGGATGCACTGGCCATTTGAGGATCCGGCAACCTGTCAGGGATCAGATGAGGAAAAGTTGGTGAAATTCCGTCAGGTCCGTGATCAGATTGACCAAACCATTAGTGCCTGGCTAAAAAGGCACTATAGCTAA
- a CDS encoding tetratricopeptide repeat protein, with translation MKRISRKEQAYIVIILFMSLWITHCSSPKEMKDKFHTRGMELLKKSNYPKAKLEFKNALKIDPQFDKGYYGLAYCEFYQHDFKKAFALASKAVELNPGYLDAHNLLGRIYFMAGRLDEAGEKADIVLKKEPSNTEALLLQSSLFLARKKYPQAEEMLRKVIAREDKRGEAYLLLSEVYFQQKDLNRAKGILREGIAKNKDNQTLSIALADFYIQENNLAAAEKIYQDNGHQLLLARFYFEVAKSPAKGTAVLRKLIDEKPDNEEYRILLARTYAAHKKEAQAEQTLQEGIRKISPGYKLRLALAEFYRGHRQVEKAIELLKESSAIEPESVDSLGISNRLARLYCDQNRADLALSELNRVIKKNPKDFQAHFLRGEIFLNDKKGLEAVGEFNHCLNQEPDYAPAYDRLARAHLINHEEKLAVDYLKKALSLNPGLYSSLDVLLAIYRRQGAVEDIIAQLKALEEKNPKDINILGKLGDTFSRTGDLKNAESYYQKVLDIDPNNHIAWYQSGLLSIKRKNNQEAKTRFQKALAANPGFFSAFEGMVICLLEEKKTDEALALCSQNLQKFPSQAVHALIGRIHIARQDGEQAKKSFTQAIMAQPAWMLPYSYLVELFCREGKQSEGLTYFQELKKKYPHQPLADFSRGMLHVKSKEYDKARQVFEQVLAEDPKFTLAANNLAYLYAEYFPSQENLEKGRQLAAQVIQDDPYQYNTMDTLAWIYCKQGDYKKGIDIYQKFGQSRLSNPVYAYHLGVCYLKKGDKDNACLYLKKAAASPANVVETREAKKELEKLRL, from the coding sequence ATGAAGAGAATTTCCAGGAAAGAGCAGGCATATATCGTTATTATCCTATTCATGAGTCTTTGGATTACCCACTGTTCCTCTCCAAAGGAGATGAAGGATAAGTTCCATACCAGAGGTATGGAATTATTAAAAAAATCGAATTATCCAAAAGCCAAGCTGGAATTCAAAAACGCCCTGAAAATCGATCCTCAGTTTGACAAAGGGTACTATGGCCTGGCTTACTGTGAATTTTACCAGCATGATTTTAAGAAAGCCTTTGCCCTGGCCAGTAAGGCGGTTGAGCTGAATCCGGGGTATCTGGATGCCCATAATCTCCTGGGCCGGATATATTTTATGGCCGGAAGATTGGATGAAGCCGGGGAAAAGGCTGACATCGTATTGAAAAAGGAACCCTCGAACACTGAAGCTCTTCTTCTCCAATCCTCTCTCTTCCTTGCCAGGAAAAAGTATCCCCAGGCAGAGGAAATGCTCAGAAAAGTCATTGCCCGTGAAGACAAACGGGGGGAAGCCTATTTATTGCTTTCCGAGGTTTATTTCCAGCAGAAAGACTTGAACAGGGCAAAGGGTATATTACGGGAGGGGATAGCAAAGAATAAGGACAATCAGACACTCTCAATCGCCCTGGCAGATTTTTACATCCAGGAGAATAACTTAGCGGCAGCGGAGAAAATATATCAGGATAATGGCCATCAGCTTCTCCTTGCCCGGTTTTATTTTGAAGTTGCCAAATCACCGGCTAAGGGGACAGCAGTCTTACGGAAGCTGATCGATGAAAAACCGGATAACGAGGAATATCGGATTCTGTTAGCCCGGACATACGCTGCTCATAAAAAAGAGGCTCAAGCCGAGCAGACCTTGCAGGAGGGGATCAGGAAGATATCTCCGGGGTACAAGCTGCGACTCGCTCTGGCAGAATTTTATCGAGGTCATCGGCAGGTGGAAAAAGCCATTGAGCTTTTGAAAGAATCATCGGCCATTGAACCGGAGAGTGTGGATTCTCTGGGAATATCGAATCGTCTTGCCCGGCTCTATTGTGATCAGAATAGAGCCGATTTAGCTTTATCGGAACTGAACCGGGTAATCAAGAAAAATCCCAAGGATTTCCAGGCCCATTTCCTGCGGGGGGAGATATTTCTGAACGACAAAAAGGGGCTTGAGGCCGTCGGAGAGTTTAACCATTGCCTTAACCAGGAGCCTGATTACGCCCCGGCCTATGACCGGCTGGCCAGAGCCCATCTCATCAACCACGAAGAGAAACTTGCGGTGGACTACCTCAAGAAAGCTCTCAGCCTGAATCCCGGACTGTACTCGTCTCTTGATGTACTGCTTGCCATCTACCGGAGACAGGGGGCGGTAGAGGATATCATCGCCCAGCTCAAGGCACTGGAAGAAAAAAATCCCAAGGATATTAATATCCTTGGCAAACTTGGGGATACCTTTTCGAGAACCGGTGACCTGAAGAATGCCGAAAGCTACTATCAAAAGGTTCTGGACATAGATCCGAACAATCATATTGCCTGGTATCAATCAGGATTATTGTCCATAAAGCGGAAAAACAATCAGGAGGCAAAAACAAGGTTTCAGAAGGCACTTGCAGCTAATCCAGGCTTTTTCAGTGCATTCGAGGGCATGGTCATCTGTCTTCTCGAAGAGAAAAAAACCGATGAGGCCCTTGCACTCTGTTCCCAAAATCTCCAGAAGTTTCCAAGCCAGGCCGTGCATGCCCTGATAGGCCGTATCCATATCGCCAGACAGGATGGAGAGCAGGCGAAAAAATCCTTTACCCAGGCTATCATGGCCCAGCCGGCCTGGATGCTCCCCTATTCATACCTGGTCGAGCTGTTCTGCCGGGAGGGAAAGCAAAGTGAGGGTCTGACGTATTTTCAGGAGCTGAAAAAGAAGTATCCCCACCAGCCCCTGGCAGATTTTTCCCGCGGGATGCTGCATGTAAAAAGTAAAGAATATGATAAGGCCAGGCAGGTCTTTGAGCAGGTTCTGGCGGAGGACCCCAAGTTCACGCTGGCTGCCAATAACCTGGCTTACCTGTATGCTGAATATTTCCCCTCACAAGAAAACCTGGAGAAGGGGCGGCAACTGGCCGCTCAGGTCATTCAGGATGATCCTTATCAATATAATACCATGGATACGTTAGCCTGGATTTACTGTAAGCAGGGTGATTACAAAAAGGGAATAGATATTTACCAGAAGTTTGGACAATCGCGCCTGAGTAATCCCGTGTATGCCTATCACCTGGGAGTATGCTATCTGAAAAAAGGTGATAAAGACAATGCCTGTCTCTACCTGAAAAAGGCTGCCGCCTCCCCGGCGAATGTCGTTGAAACCCGGGAGGCGAAGAAAGAACTGGAGAAGCTCAGGCTGTAG
- a CDS encoding choice-of-anchor U domain-containing protein translates to MRNKITFLVCLVLAAVTSIVFPSQSMAGFGSHHLIQVIYRDGDNEVGVDLGDIEDPNISKKDNLLVKSGEGFKINYLNNNSWENVYLGIFSYSKNESGEFAYFITTKPTEPSINQKSFTSFMNAYKTTVLNYYGLREVTHLSDRLVQGIAQHSCSYWTKMDSQSAPGQYAGLLKQLDGIIGEKHLGETPGQILVTDGFDFDTGPNPYFDVYLYKVKKTGSQTAVIIPGENTPYVATIRIYADGCTVMNPYVPLTLTLTLTINGQGSVRLGHPLNQTYTQNTAINLLEGTRFDLEAIAAEGWTFEVWGGGLEGISIPATTLEMDMHKEVIASFRENTLDNQCWGGDFDNDGDVDGKDLVKYRNCKADLNGDGKLDDEDAALFALSFGRTGCPDNSTPPPFNQYIASVTTEGNGKVLENQISCDEIELTAQPDSGWAFTGWSGDLSGTDSSATLTMNGHKSITAIFVKLPYKLTIRVEGRGTVTPIEGTYFDTATVMLTAAPDSGYQIHSWCGTDNDATTANTNAVTVSGNRLVTVKFSPIPVLNFDGDFVPDDEEKGPGKDNPNYDGNGDGIADYRQENVASMYTWDDQYYVTLASPTLIQSPEMMAVDLNSLAEGYPPGVNIFCLFQLNFPLGNLNTDGSTTVTLYLPAGVTPNTYYKYGPTSDNPKPHWYEFLYDGQTGAQIQGNIVTLHFIDGARGDDDLSANGEIIDIGGPATVPGTSSKGSGSGGCFVTILKKLMKN, encoded by the coding sequence ATGAGAAACAAAATAACATTTTTAGTCTGTCTTGTCCTGGCAGCAGTTACGAGTATCGTTTTTCCCTCTCAGTCTATGGCGGGCTTTGGAAGTCATCATCTGATTCAGGTAATCTATCGGGACGGTGATAATGAGGTAGGTGTTGATTTAGGGGATATCGAGGACCCGAACATCTCCAAGAAGGATAACCTGCTGGTAAAGTCTGGCGAAGGCTTTAAAATTAACTACCTTAACAATAATAGCTGGGAAAATGTATACCTGGGTATTTTCTCCTACAGCAAGAATGAAAGTGGCGAGTTCGCCTATTTTATAACCACGAAGCCGACAGAGCCCAGTATTAACCAGAAAAGCTTCACTTCTTTCATGAATGCCTATAAGACTACGGTGCTTAACTATTATGGACTCCGGGAGGTAACCCATCTGAGCGACAGGCTGGTTCAGGGTATTGCTCAACACTCTTGCTCATATTGGACAAAAATGGATTCACAGAGCGCACCGGGACAATATGCCGGACTGTTGAAGCAACTGGATGGAATAATAGGTGAAAAACATTTAGGTGAAACACCGGGTCAAATACTGGTAACGGACGGTTTTGATTTTGATACGGGTCCGAATCCTTATTTCGATGTATACCTTTATAAAGTTAAAAAAACAGGAAGTCAAACTGCTGTAATTATTCCCGGTGAGAATACACCGTATGTTGCTACGATTCGCATTTATGCCGACGGCTGCACCGTAATGAATCCTTACGTTCCCTTGACCTTAACCCTGACTTTAACTATCAACGGACAGGGGAGCGTCAGGCTTGGCCACCCCCTGAATCAAACTTATACCCAAAACACTGCCATTAATCTCCTTGAAGGTACCCGGTTCGATCTTGAAGCCATAGCGGCTGAAGGATGGACATTTGAAGTATGGGGAGGGGGTCTTGAAGGGATTAGCATTCCAGCCACCACCCTGGAGATGGATATGCACAAAGAGGTAATCGCCTCCTTCAGGGAAAATACTCTCGATAATCAATGCTGGGGAGGGGATTTTGACAATGACGGGGATGTCGATGGAAAAGATCTGGTCAAATATCGTAACTGTAAGGCTGATTTAAACGGCGACGGTAAGCTGGATGATGAGGATGCGGCACTGTTTGCTCTATCGTTCGGGAGAACCGGCTGTCCGGATAACTCCACTCCTCCCCCATTTAATCAATATATCGCCTCAGTCACCACCGAAGGTAATGGCAAGGTACTGGAAAACCAGATAAGCTGCGATGAGATCGAGCTTACAGCCCAGCCTGATTCAGGCTGGGCATTTACAGGATGGAGTGGCGATCTGTCAGGCACCGACAGCAGCGCAACATTAACCATGAATGGCCATAAGTCGATCACAGCGATATTTGTCAAATTGCCGTACAAATTAACTATCCGGGTGGAGGGCAGGGGAACGGTAACGCCGATTGAGGGAACCTATTTTGACACCGCCACGGTCATGCTGACAGCGGCCCCGGACAGCGGGTATCAGATACATTCCTGGTGTGGAACGGACAATGACGCTACGACAGCCAATACCAATGCAGTAACCGTGTCTGGGAATCGTCTGGTGACAGTGAAATTTTCCCCGATACCTGTTTTGAATTTCGATGGAGACTTTGTGCCTGATGACGAAGAAAAAGGGCCGGGCAAAGATAACCCCAATTATGATGGTAATGGCGACGGCATTGCAGATTACCGGCAAGAAAATGTTGCTTCGATGTATACCTGGGATGACCAGTATTACGTCACTCTTGCCTCCCCAACCTTAATCCAGTCCCCGGAAATGATGGCTGTAGACCTTAACTCTCTTGCCGAAGGATATCCCCCTGGTGTTAATATCTTCTGTTTATTTCAACTGAACTTTCCGCTCGGCAATTTAAATACCGATGGATCGACAACAGTAACTCTCTATCTTCCTGCAGGAGTAACTCCCAATACGTATTATAAATATGGCCCCACATCCGATAATCCCAAGCCCCATTGGTATGAATTCTTATACGACGGCCAGACAGGAGCGCAAATTCAGGGGAATATTGTCACCCTGCATTTTATCGATGGGGCGAGGGGGGATGACGATCTCTCGGCTAATGGAGAGATTATTGATATCGGTGGTCCGGCTACTGTACCAGGGACTTCTTCCAAGGGAAGTGGTTCAGGTGGCTGTTTCGTGACTATCCTGAAAAAATTAATGAAAAATTAA